The following coding sequences are from one Pseudonocardia sp. HH130630-07 window:
- a CDS encoding transposase produces MPEVRKRYDREFRDGAVRVVEETGKPIAQVARDLGVNEGTLGNWVARAREAREDTEGLSRGGVEELKRLRAENAELRMERDVLKRSVVLWVKEATK; encoded by the coding sequence ATGCCAGAGGTACGGAAGCGCTACGACCGGGAGTTCCGTGACGGAGCGGTCCGGGTCGTGGAGGAGACGGGCAAGCCGATCGCCCAGGTCGCCCGTGACCTGGGGGTCAACGAGGGCACGCTGGGCAACTGGGTGGCCCGTGCACGAGAGGCCCGCGAGGACACCGAGGGCCTGTCTCGCGGCGGCGTCGAGGAGCTCAAGCGGCTGCGCGCGGAGAACGCCGAGCTGCGGATGGAGCGTGATGTCCTCAAGCGATCCGTGGTCCTGTGGGTCAAGGAGGCGACGAAGTGA
- a CDS encoding IS1380 family transposase yields the protein MRLGAPDAALTRFSGLAAVTELIDRLGIIDKLDAAVGPIKDRDRGCSAGQMLVGMSAAQLCGEDFLVGLDRHRADTAGQALTPVPGLASTTAAGLARKFIEGQWAAVETGLGDVHTTALDLLAQVDPDRAEQLTADVTIDLDTTDVEVYGRLKQGVAFNHQGQRVARPHVATWADTAVVLAADLGSGRDDPRATSAELFHRALAALPAQARAGRVRVRADAGYFAGQLARAALFVGVEFAIGARRIAPLWRILDGVAADGWTDAIDMTGAQVAVADYCPNWWPAATQLLIRRVRLDLDHGQVSGDPRARRRRTLHPAQRALPLDDLATVAKVDGVFAYSFIVTNLDVSTPAAAAQAEYWYRHRTKVENLFRDTKHGAALRHLPSGHLAVNRAWMWGALLAATTSGWLHHLTARTRDGRLVGHGVRGGQAMIATLRRRLITIPARLVRHARGLTLRLPPGEHLLAEVLARVRALPAPS from the coding sequence GTGCGTCTCGGCGCGCCGGACGCGGCGCTGACCAGGTTCTCCGGGCTGGCCGCGGTGACCGAGCTGATCGACCGGCTCGGGATCATCGACAAGCTCGACGCCGCGGTCGGGCCCATCAAGGACCGCGACCGCGGGTGCAGCGCCGGGCAGATGCTGGTCGGCATGTCGGCGGCGCAGCTGTGCGGGGAGGACTTCCTGGTCGGGCTGGACCGGCACCGCGCCGACACCGCCGGGCAGGCACTCACGCCGGTGCCGGGGTTGGCGTCCACGACCGCCGCCGGGCTCGCGCGCAAGTTCATCGAGGGGCAGTGGGCGGCGGTGGAGACCGGGCTCGGTGACGTGCACACCACCGCGCTGGACCTGCTCGCCCAGGTCGACCCGGACCGGGCCGAGCAGCTGACGGCGGACGTGACGATCGATCTGGACACCACCGATGTCGAGGTTTACGGCCGGCTCAAGCAGGGCGTGGCGTTCAACCACCAAGGCCAGCGGGTCGCCCGCCCGCACGTCGCGACCTGGGCCGACACCGCGGTGGTGCTGGCCGCTGACCTCGGTTCGGGCCGGGATGACCCCCGCGCCACCAGCGCCGAGCTGTTCCACCGGGCGCTGGCCGCGCTCCCCGCGCAGGCGCGGGCGGGGCGAGTCCGCGTGCGTGCGGACGCGGGCTACTTCGCCGGGCAGCTCGCCCGCGCAGCCCTGTTCGTCGGCGTGGAGTTCGCCATCGGCGCCCGACGCATCGCGCCGCTGTGGCGCATCCTCGACGGCGTCGCGGCCGACGGGTGGACCGACGCGATCGACATGACCGGCGCGCAGGTCGCGGTGGCCGACTATTGCCCGAACTGGTGGCCCGCAGCGACCCAGCTGCTGATCCGTCGGGTCCGGCTCGACCTGGACCACGGCCAGGTCTCCGGTGACCCGCGAGCGCGGCGCCGACGCACCCTGCACCCCGCCCAGCGGGCGCTCCCGCTCGACGACCTCGCTACGGTGGCCAAGGTCGACGGGGTGTTCGCCTACTCGTTCATCGTGACCAACCTCGACGTCTCCACACCTGCCGCAGCCGCGCAGGCCGAGTACTGGTACCGCCACCGCACGAAGGTGGAGAACCTGTTCCGCGACACCAAGCACGGCGCCGCGCTGCGCCACCTCCCCTCCGGACACCTCGCGGTGAACCGAGCCTGGATGTGGGGCGCACTCCTGGCCGCCACCACCAGCGGGTGGCTGCACCACCTCACCGCCCGCACCCGCGACGGGCGCCTGGTCGGGCACGGCGTCCGCGGCGGCCAGGCCATGATCGCCACCCTGCGCCGGCGGCTGATCACCATCCCCGCCCGCCTCGTGCGCCACGCCCGCGGCCTCACCCTGCGCCTACCACCCGGCGAGCACCTACTCGCCGAGGTCCTCGCCCGCGTCCGCGCCCTGCCCGCTCCGTCCTGA
- a CDS encoding IS3 family transposase has protein sequence MSVARFIADQRTFHRVPHTLACALLGVSISWLYKWLDRAARSDGGATATEKRRCALDAAVAVAFDDAQRLHGSPRLHADLCEAGWRVSEKTVADSMRRQGLVARRIKRHNGLTRQDRTAPKFPDLLRRGFTAAEPNRRWVGDMTEIPTAAGKLYLATVIDLYSRRLLGAATGLHPNAELACAAIRMAVAARGGADRIAGVIFHTDRGSTYTAGAFTALCRRLDIRQSMGRVGSCFDNAAAEAFFSSLEWEVLSRNDFDTISRARAAVIDWCYGFYNHRRRHSAAAGLSPINYENAALTRDAA, from the coding sequence GTGAGCGTGGCCCGTTTCATCGCCGACCAGAGGACCTTCCACCGGGTGCCGCACACGCTGGCCTGCGCCCTGTTGGGGGTGTCGATCTCCTGGTTGTACAAGTGGCTCGACCGCGCCGCGCGTTCCGACGGTGGTGCCACCGCGACCGAGAAGCGCCGCTGCGCGTTGGACGCCGCCGTGGCCGTGGCGTTCGACGACGCCCAGCGGCTACACGGCTCACCCCGTCTGCACGCCGACCTGTGTGAGGCCGGATGGCGGGTGTCGGAGAAGACCGTGGCGGACTCGATGCGCCGCCAGGGCCTGGTCGCCCGCCGGATCAAGCGGCACAACGGGCTGACCCGCCAGGACCGCACGGCGCCGAAGTTCCCGGACCTGCTTCGTCGGGGTTTCACTGCGGCCGAGCCGAACCGCAGATGGGTCGGGGACATGACCGAGATCCCCACCGCGGCCGGGAAGTTGTATCTGGCCACGGTGATCGACCTGTACTCGCGGCGGCTGCTCGGCGCGGCCACGGGGCTGCACCCGAACGCCGAGCTGGCGTGTGCGGCGATCCGGATGGCGGTGGCGGCCCGCGGCGGGGCGGACCGAATCGCCGGGGTGATCTTCCACACCGACCGCGGGTCGACCTACACCGCGGGCGCGTTCACCGCTCTGTGTCGGCGGCTCGACATCCGTCAGTCGATGGGCCGGGTCGGGTCGTGTTTCGACAATGCCGCGGCGGAGGCGTTCTTCTCCAGCCTGGAGTGGGAAGTGCTGTCCCGCAACGACTTCGACACCATCAGTAGGGCGCGGGCGGCGGTCATCGACTGGTGTTACGGCTTCTACAACCACCGGCGGCGACACAGTGCCGCCGCCGGGCTCTCACCGATCAACTACGAGAACGCCGCCCTCACCCGAGACGCGGCATAA
- a CDS encoding TetR/AcrR family transcriptional regulator: protein MADTQATRGRILGRAAEIASEEGLDGITIGRLAEELAMSKSGVHKHFGTKETLQISTLDTAFAAFWDRVVEPAAALPPGLRRLRAVCANSVDYLAEPLLPGGCMMTAALTEYDGRPGRVRDAVAEAWARWRDRLRTDLVAAVRNDELPAGFDVEQALFEILAAGLALNAAVQLQHDPAAAGRARRAIDRTLTRT, encoded by the coding sequence GTGGCCGACACGCAGGCCACCCGGGGCCGGATCCTCGGCCGGGCCGCCGAGATCGCCTCCGAGGAGGGCCTCGACGGCATCACCATCGGCCGGCTCGCCGAGGAGCTGGCGATGAGCAAGTCCGGGGTGCACAAGCACTTCGGCACCAAGGAGACGTTGCAGATCTCCACGCTGGACACGGCGTTCGCGGCGTTCTGGGACCGGGTCGTCGAACCGGCGGCCGCGCTGCCGCCGGGCCTGCGCCGGCTGCGCGCGGTCTGCGCGAACTCCGTGGACTACCTGGCCGAGCCGCTGCTCCCCGGCGGCTGCATGATGACCGCGGCGCTGACCGAGTACGACGGCCGCCCCGGGCGGGTCCGGGACGCCGTCGCCGAGGCCTGGGCACGCTGGCGGGACCGGCTGCGGACCGACCTCGTCGCCGCGGTGCGGAACGACGAGCTGCCGGCCGGGTTCGACGTCGAGCAGGCGCTGTTCGAGATCCTCGCCGCCGGGCTGGCGCTCAACGCCGCCGTACAGCTGCAGCACGACCCGGCCGCCGCGGGCCGGGCCCGCCGTGCGATCGACCGGACGCTGACCCGGACCTGA
- a CDS encoding MBL fold metallo-hydrolase has product MRVRRLGWAGLELEAGGARLVIDYVRDLSPLFTGWRPGEDLSVPAGPVAAALLTHLHRDHTDAAALAGVLEQGAPVLRPAPGHGDDVDNVTTLPAEAELVRHRLATEVVDAWSVRDLGPFRVTAVPAVDGLGDPQLNWVVRADGQRVLHGGDTMFHGYWWLVARRFAPFDAVVLPANGAVVDAPHLQPPSPFPAAMDPRQAAAAAEILDARHAIPMHYETRQPDKIPGYVEAADPAVQFRAHAGPRARVLAVGEWLDLAAG; this is encoded by the coding sequence ATGCGGGTGCGACGACTGGGCTGGGCCGGGCTGGAACTCGAGGCGGGCGGTGCGCGGCTGGTGATCGACTACGTGCGGGACCTCTCGCCGCTGTTCACCGGGTGGCGGCCCGGCGAGGACCTGTCGGTGCCGGCCGGGCCGGTCGCCGCCGCGCTGCTCACCCACCTGCACCGGGACCACACCGACGCGGCCGCGCTCGCCGGCGTCCTGGAACAGGGTGCGCCGGTGCTGCGCCCGGCACCCGGTCACGGCGACGACGTGGACAACGTGACGACGCTGCCCGCGGAGGCCGAGCTGGTCCGGCACCGGCTGGCGACCGAGGTCGTCGACGCCTGGTCCGTCCGCGACCTCGGGCCGTTCCGCGTGACCGCGGTCCCGGCCGTCGACGGGCTGGGTGATCCGCAGCTGAACTGGGTGGTGCGGGCCGACGGGCAGCGGGTCCTGCACGGTGGCGACACGATGTTCCACGGCTACTGGTGGCTCGTCGCGCGCCGGTTCGCGCCGTTCGACGCGGTGGTCCTTCCCGCCAACGGCGCCGTGGTCGATGCGCCGCACCTGCAGCCGCCGAGCCCGTTCCCCGCCGCGATGGACCCGCGCCAGGCCGCCGCGGCCGCGGAGATCCTCGACGCCCGGCACGCGATTCCGATGCATTACGAGACCAGGCAGCCGGACAAGATCCCCGGTTACGTCGAGGCCGCTGATCCGGCGGTGCAGTTCCGTGCCCACGCCGGACCGCGGGCACGCGTACTGGCCGTCGGTGAATGGCTGGACCTCGCTGCAGGGTGA